The window TCCGGCGGTTGACCTGGCGGCTATTTACCCTGGAACCTGGCAGTTCTCTTTTCGAGATAGGCCTTCACGCCTTCGGCGCCGTCCTCGCTGGCGAAGGTTTGTGCCAGGAGCTCCCTTTCGAACGCCAGCCCGTCCGGCAGGGACATCTCGAGCCCCGCCTGGATCGCACGCTTGACCTTGCCGACCGCCAGGCTGCTCTTGTTCGGAATCACGAACTGCCGCGTGTAGTCGAGAACCTGCTCCATGAAGTTATTGCGATCGTAGATGTAGTGGATCAGCCCCATCTCCAGGGCCTCTTCGAACGCGATCGTCTTGCCGGTGGCGCAAAGCTCCAGAGCCCGAGCCTTGCCCACCAGCCGCGGCAGGCGTTGCGTGCCGCCCATGCCGGGCATCACGCCGAGGTTGATCTCGGCGAGCCCGACGCGGCCGCCTTCCTTCTTGGCGATGCGGATGTCGCACGCCATCGCGATCTCCAGCCCCCCGCCCACGGCATGGCCGTTGAGCGCCGCGACGACGATCTTGGGGGTGTTCTCGATCCGCATCAGCACCTCGTGGCCGTGCAGCGCGAAGTTGTTCTTGTACGAGAGCGGCTTGCTGGAAAGCATGTTGATATCGGCGCCGGCGGAGAAAAATTTCTCGACCTTCCCGGTGATGACCAGGGCGTGAACGCTGTCGTCGAAACGCGCTTCCAGAACGGCGGCGTCGAGCTCTTTGAGGAGCTCGGTGGTGTAGCTGTTGACGGGCGGGCGGTTGATCTCCAGAACCGCAATGCCGTTCTCCACGCGATACTCGACCAGTTTTCCTTCTGCCATGCTCGTACGCCTCCCGCGTTCGAAGCTTTTTCGTTTGAAACATTCACTTAACCGGCATCCCGGCGCAAGTCAAGTCCGCGCGGCGCGACCACGCCGCGACGTTTGGAAACTCCGGTGAAGTGTGGCATGACTAACCAAGTTCTAACCACACGGAGGAGCTATGATCAGACCCAGGAGAGAACCGATCAAGTGGCCCGACGGGGCGCGCATCGCGATCACGCCCTGCATCGCTTTCGAGACCTGGCCCGAGGACCTCGGCGGGCCCGACTCGCGGCAGCAGCAGAACCGGCGCGGCTTTCCGCGGAACGCGCTCACGAAGAAGGATCTCGGCGTCATCACGGATCGCGAGTTCGGCGAGCGCGTGGGGATCTATCGCTTTCTCGAGATTCTGGAGAAAGAAGGGATCCAGACGACCTTTTTCCCGACGGGAATCACCGTTCAGAACTATCCGGAGATCTTCAAGGAGATCGTCCGCCAGGGCCACGAGGTGGGCACCGAGACCTGGATCCACGATTACAGCTACATGAAAAAGCGCGACCGCGAGAAAAAAGACCTGTTGAAGACGGTCGAGGCGGTCAAGAAGGTCGTCGGCAAGGCTCCGGAAGGCTATCTGTCGACCGGGATCGCGCCGAGCGTCAACACGCCGGAGATCATCGCCGAGTGCGGCTACACGTACTGGATGGACCCGCAGCATCAGGAAACGCCGTACACGCTCAAGGTGAAAAACCGGGAGCTCACGGTCCTTTCGTACTTCGCCGATCTCAACGACTACGCCAGCTATCAGCGGGCCGGGCGGACGCCGCGCGACCTGTTGCAGATGTGGAAGGACTGTTTCGACTGCCTCTACGAAGAAGGGGCCACGGACCCCAAGTTCATGATGTGGGGCAATCATCCCTTCGTCGGCGGTCGTCCGTTCCGGGCCCCTTTGCTGCGCGAGTTCATCCGCTACGCGAAGAGCCACGACAAGGTCTGGTTCACCACCGCCGGCAACGTTGCAAAGTGGTATCGCGAGAACTACCGCGACGCTCAGGTCGAGACCTGGCCCAACTTCGCTTTCGCCGGCCGGGCCGGAAAGCTCTCCGACCTCACCAGGGCGCGCTAGAGGGCGCGCTGCGCGCCTCGCGGAGGAAGGTCGTTGGCGAAGAAGAAAAGGCAGCCCGAGGAGCTGCGCCTGGGGTTGACGCGTCTCGCCGAGAGCGGGGTCGAGATCGATTCCCCGTCACCGGCGCTCGTCGGCCCCTTGAAGGAGCTGTTCGGGAAGGACAGGGAGACGGATTTCGCGGTGGCGTTCGCGCTGGGCAAGATCGCCGACCCCGCAGCCGTCGAAGCGCTGCTCGAGCTCGAAGGAGCGACGCCGGACAAGGAGGTCAGGAAAGAGATCCGCCGGTCGCTTTTCAGGTTGGGGCAGAGGGGGATTGCGATTCCCGAGCGCGCCGAAGGCGCGGCGGGCCCGCCGCGGACCGCCCCGGCGGTCGAAGTCGAAGCCTACATGTCCCCGGTCGACAGCGGCGGCGGGCGGCTTTTCTGGATCGCGCGGCCGCATGCCGGCTACGGGCTCCAGCTCCTGCAGGCGGCGGTGAGCGACCGCGAGGGGCTCGTGCGCGTCGGCGGCGCGCGGATGCGGCGCAAGGAGCTGCGCGCCATGATGGAGGAGATCCAGCGGCGGCACGGCGCGGCGATGGTCGCCGTGCCGTGGGAGTACGCCGACGGGGAAATTCTCGACGCCTACGAAAAAGCCCGCGCGGCGGGACGCAGCGGCCTCGAACGTTTCCCGGAGCTGCGCGCGATGGTCGTTCCGGGCGAGCGGAGGACGACCGAGCACCCTGCGTACGCCCGCTTTCGTGGCGAGGAGATCCGGGCGGGCGCGTGGCGCGAGCAATCGCGCCGGCTGCTCGATGAACCGGAATTCCGTGTCTGGATCCTGGATGCCGATTGGATCGAGCCGTTCCTGCCCCGCCTGCACGAGGCCCAAACCAGCCCGCTGATCCTCAACCCGGCGCAGAAGGAAGAGCGGCTTGCGGCGATCGTCCGCGAGGCGGTCAAGGCGGTCTGCGCCCCCGGCCGGGGCGAGGTCCTAGCGCGGCGCATGGAAGACATGGCCTACTATCTCGATGCCACCGGCCGGACGACGGCGGGAAAGCTCGCTTTGGCCGTGGCGCTTCAGGTGAGGGAAGGCGATCCCGGTCCGCTCGACGTCTCCTTTCTGACGGGCCTCGTCCAGAAGAGCTTCGCTTTTTATCTTTCCGAGGAGCGCAAAAAGAGCCGCGAAGAACCGTCCCTGATCGTGAAACCCTGAAGCGCCGGCGAGGGGGAGGCATCGGCGGACATGGGGTGCGGGCCCGACCGTTGTTGCAAAAGCGGGCCGCTCTGTTTACAGTTTTCGGCTACATCTCGGCTGGTCGGGCTTTTTTCGATGCCACAGCGGGCCAAACTGCGGATCATACTCAGGAGGTCTATGGACGCGTCTACCCTGGTCATGCTGGCGGCGGCGCTGATCGCGCTCGTTGTCGTTTACTGGAAATCGCCCGCGGCCGCCGGCGCGGGGCTCAACGCGACCGGGGCGTTGATTCTGGAGATCATTCCCCGCATGGTCGCGGCTTTCACGCTCGCCGGCCTGATTCAGGCGGTGGTTCCCCAGGAAGTGATCGTGCGGTGGATGGGCAAAGGATCGGGAGCGCGCGGCTTGCTCATCGGCATGACGCTCGGCAGCGTGACTCCCGGAGGCCCGATGACCCACTTCCCGATCGTCGCCTCGCTGTTCAAGGTCGGCGTCGGGGTGGGGCCTCTGGTCGCTTATCTGACCGCGTGGTCGCTCTTCGGGCTGCAGCGTATCATCATGTGGGAAATTCCGTTTCTCGGCCCGAAGGTGGTCGCGGTCCGGGTCGCGGTCAGCGCCGTGTTCCCGTTCCTGGCGGGCTGGGCCAGCGAGATCCTGTGGAATCGTTTCCATCCATGAAGCGGCGGTTAGGAGGCGCGCTTTCGGCGGCAGATGGCGGGTGATGCTCGGACGACGGGCGGCGGCCCGAGAGCGGTTCTCGGCCGGCGCGAATTTCTCGCCGCGGCCGCCAAGACGGCCGCGGCGCTCCCTTTCTGGTTTTCCGGCGGCGGGTGCGCCTCTCTGAAAGGCGGAGAGCCCGACCCGGATACAGGGCTCTGTTTCCGTTGCCTCGCCGGCGACGTCACGTCGAACAGCGCGATCGTCTGGCTCCGGGCCGAGCCCGGGAGCCGGGTGTCGGTCCGCTACGCTCCCGGGCCGGCGCCGGAGCGTTTCGAGGAAACGGCGCCGAGGGCGGTCGCCCGGGACTGCGACGACACCGCCAAGATCAAGCTCGAAGGGCTCGCGCCGGGAACCACGTACTATTACCGCGCGCGGGTCGCCGGGAAACGGCCCGGCCCCGTGGGCCGCTTTCGTACGGCGCCCGCTCCGGACGATCTCGCTCCGGTGCGGTTCTGCTTCAGCGGCGACAGCCGGGAGAGCTACCAGCCCTTCGCGATCATGGATGCGATCCGCGAGACATCGCCGGACTTCTTTCTCTACCTGGGAGACACGATTTACGCCGACATCGGCGCGGTCGCCAGCACCTTGCAAGAGTTCTGGGCCAAGTATCGCAACAACAGGCAGGACGCTCCCAGCCAGAGGCTTTTCCGCGAGGTCGCCACCTACGTCATCTGGGACGATCACGAGGTTGCCAACGATTGCGACCCGAGCCATCCGCTGATGCCGGTCGGGAGGAAGGCGTTCATCGATTACTGGCCGATCGAACCGGATCCCCTCGATCCCCACAGGCTTTACCGGTCGTTTCGCTGGGGAAAGGCCCTCGAGCTTTTCATACTCGACGTGCGCCAGTACCGCGACCGCTCGCGACGCACCATTCTGGGAGAGGCGCAGAAACGATGGCTGTTAAAGGGCCTCGAGGCGTCGACCGCGCTGTTCAAGTTCGTCGCCACCTCGGTGCCGTTCTACGG is drawn from Candidatus Zixiibacteriota bacterium and contains these coding sequences:
- a CDS encoding permease, with amino-acid sequence MDASTLVMLAAALIALVVVYWKSPAAAGAGLNATGALILEIIPRMVAAFTLAGLIQAVVPQEVIVRWMGKGSGARGLLIGMTLGSVTPGGPMTHFPIVASLFKVGVGVGPLVAYLTAWSLFGLQRIIMWEIPFLGPKVVAVRVAVSAVFPFLAGWASEILWNRFHP
- a CDS encoding polysaccharide deacetylase family protein, whose protein sequence is MIRPRREPIKWPDGARIAITPCIAFETWPEDLGGPDSRQQQNRRGFPRNALTKKDLGVITDREFGERVGIYRFLEILEKEGIQTTFFPTGITVQNYPEIFKEIVRQGHEVGTETWIHDYSYMKKRDREKKDLLKTVEAVKKVVGKAPEGYLSTGIAPSVNTPEIIAECGYTYWMDPQHQETPYTLKVKNRELTVLSYFADLNDYASYQRAGRTPRDLLQMWKDCFDCLYEEGATDPKFMMWGNHPFVGGRPFRAPLLREFIRYAKSHDKVWFTTAGNVAKWYRENYRDAQVETWPNFAFAGRAGKLSDLTRAR
- a CDS encoding enoyl-CoA hydratase-related protein — translated: MAEGKLVEYRVENGIAVLEINRPPVNSYTTELLKELDAAVLEARFDDSVHALVITGKVEKFFSAGADINMLSSKPLSYKNNFALHGHEVLMRIENTPKIVVAALNGHAVGGGLEIAMACDIRIAKKEGGRVGLAEINLGVMPGMGGTQRLPRLVGKARALELCATGKTIAFEEALEMGLIHYIYDRNNFMEQVLDYTRQFVIPNKSSLAVGKVKRAIQAGLEMSLPDGLAFERELLAQTFASEDGAEGVKAYLEKRTARFQGK
- a CDS encoding alkaline phosphatase D family protein, whose protein sequence is MAGDARTTGGGPRAVLGRREFLAAAAKTAAALPFWFSGGGCASLKGGEPDPDTGLCFRCLAGDVTSNSAIVWLRAEPGSRVSVRYAPGPAPERFEETAPRAVARDCDDTAKIKLEGLAPGTTYYYRARVAGKRPGPVGRFRTAPAPDDLAPVRFCFSGDSRESYQPFAIMDAIRETSPDFFLYLGDTIYADIGAVASTLQEFWAKYRNNRQDAPSQRLFREVATYVIWDDHEVANDCDPSHPLMPVGRKAFIDYWPIEPDPLDPHRLYRSFRWGKALELFILDVRQYRDRSRRTILGEAQKRWLLKGLEASTALFKFVATSVPFYGGGRDRWDGFPEERNELLRWIAGRKIQGVFFLAADLHYAAVSRIPGAPRAVKQIIAGPIASPINVLATGLGRRFEFFSNATFNYATVTVDPKIRPPQATVEFFDEERRSLYRTALTIA